The following are encoded together in the Anguilla rostrata isolate EN2019 chromosome 19, ASM1855537v3, whole genome shotgun sequence genome:
- the tnnt2c gene encoding troponin T2c, cardiac, producing MSDTQEEVEEYQEEEEEHEEEAQAEEEEQEEEIEWAPDVSQEEEEEKEGLQAEEEEEEEEEEKEGLQAEEEEEEEEEEKEVVEDTKPRSKLYMPNITPPKLPDGEKVDFDDLHRKRLEKDFNDLQSLIELHFSNRQKEEEELVALRTRIERRRADRAEQQRERAERDRERQARLAEEKLRREEEAARLRAEEEARKKAVYTNKSFGGYLQKVEKKTGKKLTEREKKTKVLMERRRPLNIEHLNQDKLAEKAQDLWQQAHQLHAEKFELMEKLKRQRYDIYVLRNRVSDHQRGSKVSKTTRTAKGKSGSWK from the coding sequence ATGTCTGATACGCAGGAGGAGGTAGAGGAGtaccaggaggaagaggaggagcacgAAGAGGAGGCTCAggccgaggaagaggagcaggaggaagaaaTCGAATGGGCACCAGATGTgagtcaggaggaggaggaggagaaggaaggattacaggcagaggaagaggaggaggaggaggaggaggagaaggaaggattacaggcagaggaagaggaggaggaggaggaggaggagaaggaggtggtggaggacaCCAAGCCCAGGTCCAAACTGTACATGCCCAACATCACGCCGCCCAAACTGCCGGACGGTGAGAAGGTGGACTTTGACGACCTGCACCGCAAGCGGCTGGAGAAGGACTTCAACGACCTGCAGAGCCTGATCGAGCTGCACTTCAGCAACCgccagaaggaggaggaggagctggtggcgCTGCGCACGCGCATCGAGCGTCGCCGTGCCGACCGCGCCGAGCAGCAGCGGGAGCGCGCGGAGCGGGACCGCGAGCGCCAGGCGCGCCTCGCCGAGGAGAAGCTCCggcgggaggaggaggccgcGCGCCTCCGCGCCGAGGAGGAGGCGCGCAAGAAGGCCGTCTACACCAACAAGAGCTTCGGCGGCTACCTGCAGAAGGTGGAGAAGAAGACGGGCAAGAAGCTGACGGAGCGCGAGAAGAAGACCAAGGTCCTGATGGAGCGACGGCGGCCGCTGAACATCGAGCACCTGAACCAGGACAAGCTGGCCGAGAAGGCGCAGGACCTGTGGCAGCAGGCGCACCAGCTGCACGCCGAGAAGTTCGAGCTGATGGAGAAGCTCAAGAGGCAGCGCTACGACATCTACGTCCTGCGCAACCGCGTCAGCGACCACCAGCGCGGCTCCAAGGTCTCCAAGACAACGCGCACCGCCAAGGGCAAGTCGGGCTCGTGGAAGTGA